A single Streptomyces sannanensis DNA region contains:
- a CDS encoding GAF domain-containing protein, producing MALEPGADPAERRGALRRAHEAFTTAGRLERPVPVRPPVADSWQRSARARVSPDGAARVELCEDELAPYREGHPLSRAMPVIRELMGAYAVDGEHLVAVCDAQGRLLWVEGHPAARRRAQDMNFVEGARWAESAVGTNAPGTALKVDRPVQVFAAEHFRRPVQQWTCAAAPVHDPATGRLLGAVDITGGDRLAHPHSLAFVQAVARAAESQLALLAPPPATDSVRLCALGRDEALLIANGRTLRLGRRHSEILVLLAHRPEGLGGDELLIELYEDESVSPVTLRAELSRLRRLLGPDLLRSRPYRLALPIDADFGAVLRRLASGGVTAAMGAYAGPLLPASQAPAVVRLRRRLEDQLRAALIDRADPGLLSDWAHSPWGEEDLPVWRALAAALPGPRRAPVLARVRALDAEQSCATGSQPPGA from the coding sequence GTGGCGCTGGAACCCGGCGCCGACCCCGCCGAGCGGCGTGGTGCACTGCGCCGCGCCCACGAGGCGTTCACCACGGCGGGTCGGCTGGAGCGGCCGGTGCCGGTACGCCCGCCGGTCGCCGACTCCTGGCAGCGTTCGGCCCGGGCTCGTGTCTCCCCGGACGGGGCGGCGCGGGTGGAGCTGTGCGAGGACGAACTGGCCCCGTACCGCGAAGGGCATCCGCTGTCCCGGGCCATGCCGGTGATCCGTGAGCTGATGGGCGCGTATGCCGTGGACGGCGAACACCTCGTCGCCGTCTGCGACGCGCAGGGGCGGCTGCTGTGGGTGGAGGGACACCCCGCCGCCCGGCGGCGGGCGCAGGACATGAACTTCGTGGAGGGCGCCCGCTGGGCGGAGTCCGCGGTGGGTACGAACGCGCCGGGCACAGCTCTTAAGGTCGACCGTCCGGTGCAGGTCTTCGCCGCCGAGCACTTCCGCCGTCCGGTCCAGCAGTGGACCTGCGCGGCCGCCCCGGTGCACGACCCGGCCACCGGGCGGCTGCTGGGCGCCGTGGACATCACGGGCGGCGACCGGCTCGCCCATCCGCACAGCCTCGCCTTCGTGCAGGCCGTGGCCCGCGCGGCGGAGTCCCAGCTGGCGCTGCTGGCGCCGCCGCCGGCCACGGACTCGGTGCGGCTGTGCGCGCTGGGGCGGGACGAGGCACTGCTGATCGCAAACGGGCGGACGCTGCGGCTGGGGCGCCGGCACAGCGAGATCCTGGTACTGCTGGCCCACCGGCCGGAGGGCCTGGGCGGGGACGAACTGCTGATCGAACTCTACGAGGACGAGTCGGTCTCCCCGGTGACCCTGCGGGCCGAACTCTCCCGGCTGCGCCGGCTGCTCGGCCCGGATCTGCTGCGTTCACGCCCGTACCGGCTGGCCCTGCCCATCGACGCGGACTTCGGCGCGGTGCTGCGGCGGCTGGCGTCGGGCGGCGTCACCGCGGCGATGGGCGCATATGCGGGACCGCTGCTACCGGCGTCGCAGGCACCCGCGGTGGTGCGGCTGCGCCGACGGCTCGAGGACCAGCTGCGTGCCGCACTCATCGACCGGGCGGACCCGGGACTGCTGTCCGACTGGGCGCACAGCCCCTGGGGCGAGGAGGACCTCCCGGTCTGGCGGGCGCTGGCCGCCGCGCTTCCGGGACCGCGAAGGGCGCCCGTGCTGGCCCGGGTCCGCGCGTTGGACGCCGAGCAGTCCTGTGCAACGGGTTCGCAACCTCCGGGTGCCTAG
- a CDS encoding peptidoglycan recognition family protein, translated as MERSLPNRRWLLRGAIASASGAAGAAVPLLARRGDKPTPAPGPAPARGPARRRDPVDFPSAAWVPAAPPNYTRARRPAEYPVEYVVIHLTTDTFNIMIDTFQDPREALSAHYVMRSYDGHIVQCVREQDVAWHSGNWDFNTRSIGIEHEGWMDQPMYTDAMYEASAELTASICAKYGIPVDRKHILGHVEVPLATHEDPGPNWDWRRYMKLVRAA; from the coding sequence ATGGAACGCAGCCTGCCGAATCGCAGATGGCTATTGCGGGGCGCCATCGCCTCGGCAAGCGGGGCCGCCGGTGCGGCGGTGCCCCTGCTGGCACGGAGGGGCGACAAGCCCACGCCCGCACCCGGCCCCGCCCCCGCTCGCGGCCCGGCCCGCAGAAGGGACCCCGTCGACTTTCCGTCCGCGGCGTGGGTTCCGGCCGCACCGCCCAATTACACGCGGGCCCGTCGCCCTGCCGAATATCCCGTCGAGTACGTGGTCATCCATCTCACCACCGACACCTTCAACATCATGATCGACACCTTCCAGGACCCGCGCGAAGCGTTGTCCGCGCACTATGTGATGCGCTCCTACGACGGCCACATCGTCCAGTGCGTACGCGAGCAGGACGTCGCCTGGCATTCGGGCAACTGGGACTTCAACACCCGCAGCATCGGCATCGAGCACGAGGGCTGGATGGACCAGCCCATGTACACCGATGCGATGTACGAGGCATCGGCCGAGCTCACCGCCTCCATCTGTGCGAAATACGGGATTCCGGTGGACCGGAAGCACATTCTCGGCCACGTCGAGGTCCCCCTTGCCACGCACGAGGACCCCGGGCCCAACTGGGACTGGAGGCGATACATGAAACTCGTCAGGGCCGCCTGA
- the exaC gene encoding acetaldehyde dehydrogenase ExaC: protein MTRYAAPGAEGSIMSYRYRYDHWIGGEYVPPARGQYFENPSPVNGRTFTEIARGTAEDVEKALDAAHAAAPAWGRTAANERANILLRIADRMETHLEELAVAESWENGKPVRETLAADIPLAIDHFRYFAGALRAQEGSLSELDDNTVAYHFHEPLGVVAQIIPWNFPILMAVWKLAPALAAGNAVVLKPAEQTPASIHYWMSLVADLLPPGVINIVNGFGVEAGKPLASSPRVAKIAFTGETTTGRLIMQYASENIKPVTLELGGKSPNIFFDDIWSADDELRDKALEGFTMFALNQGEVCTCPSRALIQRGHYSEFLDAAIARTEAIVPGHPLDTDTMIGAQASNDQLQKILSYLDIGQQEGAKILTGGQRIEHEGELAGGYYVQPTVFEGDNRMRIFQEEIFGPVVAVTSFTDFDDAIRTANDTLYGLGAGVWTRDMNTAYRAGRAIQAGRVWTNCYHAYPAHAAFGGYKQSGIGRETHKMMLEHYQQTKNLLVSYSPKRLGFF from the coding sequence ATGACGCGTTACGCCGCACCCGGCGCCGAAGGCTCGATCATGTCGTACCGGTACCGGTACGACCACTGGATCGGCGGCGAGTACGTCCCGCCCGCGCGCGGCCAGTACTTCGAGAACCCGAGCCCTGTCAACGGCCGTACCTTCACCGAGATCGCGCGCGGCACCGCCGAGGACGTCGAAAAGGCGCTGGACGCGGCGCACGCGGCCGCGCCCGCCTGGGGGCGTACCGCCGCGAACGAGCGCGCGAACATCCTGTTGAGGATCGCGGACCGGATGGAGACCCATCTGGAGGAGCTCGCGGTCGCCGAGAGCTGGGAGAACGGCAAGCCGGTCCGGGAGACCCTGGCCGCGGACATACCGCTCGCCATCGACCACTTCCGGTACTTCGCGGGTGCGCTGCGGGCCCAGGAAGGGTCGCTGAGCGAGCTCGACGACAACACGGTCGCATACCACTTCCACGAGCCGCTCGGTGTGGTGGCTCAGATCATTCCGTGGAACTTCCCGATCCTGATGGCGGTGTGGAAGCTGGCGCCCGCGCTCGCCGCGGGCAACGCGGTGGTACTGAAACCCGCCGAGCAGACCCCGGCCTCCATCCACTACTGGATGAGCCTGGTCGCCGATCTGCTGCCGCCGGGCGTGATCAACATCGTCAACGGCTTCGGCGTGGAGGCGGGCAAGCCGCTCGCGTCCAGCCCGCGCGTCGCGAAGATCGCCTTCACCGGTGAGACCACGACAGGCCGGCTGATCATGCAGTACGCCTCGGAGAACATCAAGCCGGTCACGCTCGAGCTGGGCGGCAAGTCGCCGAACATCTTCTTCGACGACATCTGGTCGGCGGACGACGAGTTGCGCGACAAGGCCCTCGAGGGCTTCACGATGTTCGCGCTCAACCAGGGCGAGGTCTGCACCTGTCCTTCACGGGCACTGATCCAGCGCGGCCATTACAGCGAGTTCCTTGACGCGGCGATCGCCCGCACCGAGGCGATCGTGCCCGGGCACCCGCTGGACACGGACACAATGATCGGCGCGCAGGCCTCCAACGACCAGCTCCAGAAAATCCTTTCGTACCTTGACATCGGCCAGCAGGAGGGCGCCAAGATACTGACGGGCGGTCAGCGGATCGAACACGAAGGCGAACTGGCCGGCGGCTACTACGTCCAGCCCACCGTCTTCGAGGGCGACAACCGCATGCGGATCTTCCAGGAGGAGATCTTCGGCCCGGTCGTCGCGGTGACGTCCTTCACCGACTTCGACGACGCGATCCGCACGGCGAACGACACCCTGTACGGCCTGGGGGCCGGGGTGTGGACCCGGGACATGAACACCGCGTACCGGGCGGGCCGGGCCATCCAGGCGGGCCGGGTGTGGACCAACTGCTATCACGCCTATCCGGCGCATGCCGCCTTCGGCGGCTACAAGCAGTCGGGCATCGGCCGAGAGACGCACAAGATGATGCTGGAGCACTACCAGCAGACGAAGAATCTTCTGGTGTCGTACTCGCCGAAGAGGCTGGGCTTCTTCTAG